Proteins encoded in a region of the Phycisphaerae bacterium genome:
- a CDS encoding GxxExxY protein, with the protein MSDELTAKIIGAAIEVHDILGPGLLESIYEEALCFEFGLRGIKYRKQVECDLFYKGHILKGQKLDLLVENEVVVEIKSLSKMPEVALAQTLSYLKATSLKRGLIINFGEKRLIDGVKRVSL; encoded by the coding sequence ATGAGTGATGAACTAACGGCAAAAATTATTGGGGCCGCAATAGAGGTGCACGATATACTTGGGCCGGGATTGCTCGAATCCATTTATGAAGAAGCCTTGTGCTTTGAATTTGGCCTGAGGGGCATAAAATATAGGAAACAGGTTGAATGCGACCTCTTTTATAAAGGGCATATTCTCAAGGGCCAAAAACTTGACCTGCTTGTAGAAAATGAAGTCGTTGTAGAAATAAAATCTCTGTCAAAAATGCCGGAAGTGGCTTTGGCTCAGACTCTTTCATATCTCAAAGCAACAAGCCTTAAAAGAGGATTGATTATTAACTTCGGAGAAAAGAGATTGATTGATGGCGTAAAAAGGGTCTCCCTATGA
- a CDS encoding tetratricopeptide repeat protein encodes MPEKLKFIAIRLFFWGICAVIFSGCQEAQKKDDKSVALYVDAITLSETNEPDQAIVKLQQAVAENPKFALAYSLMGNIYLQQNMYPEGAEAYQIATELNPWSFDDFCNLGRAYRLMEDYTSAAQAYSKACSLDSQNTSALCSAAGAYYKIGDYESALQFGKSAKDLDPTDSEIEKLMGDIYTARKDNEMAVESYKKALDLDANDPNIMFSLAAAYIQTSRLDEARKLLETVVTMQPNNALAFRHLGYVYLKLREIDLAAQQYEKAVEISPGDWRAHKGIGVAYMMKYRVMKSFDNPDANDYKQKALAHWSKSLDLNPSQDNLLKLYRKYVK; translated from the coding sequence ATGCCTGAAAAGCTCAAGTTTATCGCTATAAGGCTATTTTTTTGGGGAATTTGCGCCGTTATTTTTTCAGGCTGCCAGGAAGCGCAGAAAAAAGATGACAAATCGGTCGCCCTTTATGTCGATGCGATAACACTCAGTGAGACAAACGAACCTGACCAGGCGATAGTCAAATTACAGCAGGCGGTGGCGGAGAATCCCAAATTTGCCCTTGCCTATTCGCTTATGGGAAATATTTACCTTCAGCAGAATATGTATCCGGAAGGCGCGGAGGCATATCAAATAGCCACAGAGCTTAATCCATGGTCGTTCGACGATTTCTGCAATCTTGGCAGGGCGTATCGGCTGATGGAAGATTACACCTCCGCGGCACAGGCTTACTCAAAGGCCTGTTCTCTTGACTCGCAGAATACTTCGGCCCTGTGCAGTGCGGCGGGTGCTTATTACAAAATCGGCGATTACGAATCTGCGCTTCAGTTCGGCAAATCCGCCAAGGACCTCGACCCGACCGACAGCGAAATCGAAAAACTGATGGGCGATATATACACCGCTCGCAAAGACAACGAAATGGCTGTCGAATCGTACAAAAAGGCTCTCGATCTCGATGCCAACGACCCGAATATAATGTTTTCTCTTGCCGCGGCGTATATACAGACATCAAGACTCGATGAAGCGAGGAAACTGCTCGAAACAGTTGTTACGATGCAGCCGAACAACGCTCTTGCCTTCAGACATCTCGGCTATGTATATCTTAAGCTGAGGGAAATTGATCTTGCTGCGCAGCAATATGAAAAAGCCGTTGAGATAAGTCCCGGCGACTGGCGGGCACATAAGGGAATCGGCGTTGCCTATATGATGAAATACAGAGTAATGAAAAGTTTCGATAATCCCGACGCGAACGATTATAAACAGAAGGCGCTTGCTCACTGGAGCAAATCGCTTGATTTAAATCCTTCGCAGGATAATCTCCTGAAATTATACAGAAAATACGTAAAATAG
- the lspA gene encoding signal peptidase II yields the protein MAGISDKCSRSCILSRELSVPSAHLLFWPVFIIGLAADLWTKSAIFNWLSSLAPQRYDIIKGFFQLVLVENRGAAWGIAAGKTMTLIVLSVTAIVVVFSIFLFGRKLQMLVVLALGLFAAGICGNLYDRIFNDGSVRDFLDFYYGEWHFPAFNIADSMLTIAVFFLILTTIFTPKPQTDVTNSDSAA from the coding sequence TTGGCCGGAATTTCTGACAAATGCAGCCGATCCTGCATCTTAAGCAGGGAATTAAGCGTTCCTTCGGCGCATTTACTTTTCTGGCCCGTTTTTATAATCGGTCTTGCCGCGGATTTATGGACCAAATCTGCAATCTTCAACTGGCTCAGTTCTCTCGCTCCCCAGCGTTATGATATTATTAAAGGTTTTTTTCAGCTTGTACTCGTTGAGAACCGCGGCGCCGCGTGGGGAATAGCCGCCGGCAAAACTATGACGCTGATAGTTCTTTCAGTTACAGCGATTGTAGTGGTATTTTCTATTTTCCTGTTCGGCAGAAAACTGCAGATGCTTGTTGTTCTTGCGCTGGGTTTATTCGCGGCAGGTATCTGCGGCAATTTATACGACAGAATTTTCAACGACGGCAGCGTGCGCGACTTTTTGGATTTTTATTACGGCGAATGGCATTTCCCTGCGTTTAATATTGCCGATTCGATGCTTACAATAGCGGTATTTTTTTTAATCCTGACGACAATTTTTACCCCCAAACCGCAAACAGATGTCACAAATTCTGATTCTGCCGCCTAA
- a CDS encoding proline--tRNA ligase, producing the protein MRYSKTLIPTVKEVPSDAEISSHQLMLRAGLMRKLASGTYTYLPIGWRTLKKVINIVRKEMDKSGAQEILMPSVQPMELWQQTGRNIDYGPTMAHFTDRHGRENVLAPTAEEVVTSLAAGEINSYKQMPVNLYQISFKFRDEFRPRFGVLRSREFIMKDAYSFHFDNESLDETYKVMYETYKRIFSRCGLKYVIVEAESGEMGGSGSHQFTIPCDSGEDIIVQTEDGSYAANIEKAPVDPLPAKTENKNHKPVEEIHTPNRKTIDEICAFLKADAKDLIKTLVYKSGTELILALVRGDFEINPEKLRCAVGKSIELADEETIKNLTGAEVGFAGPVGITQKINRLIIDHSVLTIEAGITGANKTDYHIRNVVPGRDFPLEGKNVIIADIRNAVESDTYKGKKLIFKRGIEVGQVFKLGIKYSAKLGAKFLDKDSTEKPCIMGCYGIGINRIVASAIEISHDSDGIIWPISIAPFEVIITPAGNAEEISAAAEKIYNELTDAGVDVLLDDRDARGGVKFKDADLIGIPVRITIGAKSLAENNAEIKLRSEKEITKVPLGQVKEKISQLIEKLKAELNVDA; encoded by the coding sequence ATGAGATACAGCAAGACTTTAATCCCGACCGTTAAAGAAGTTCCATCAGATGCCGAGATTTCGAGCCATCAGTTGATGCTTCGCGCAGGTTTGATGCGGAAACTCGCCAGCGGAACATATACCTATCTGCCGATAGGCTGGCGGACATTGAAAAAGGTTATAAATATCGTCCGTAAGGAAATGGACAAAAGCGGCGCTCAGGAAATCCTGATGCCCTCCGTCCAGCCGATGGAACTGTGGCAGCAGACCGGCAGAAACATCGACTACGGCCCGACAATGGCGCACTTTACCGACCGCCACGGCAGGGAAAACGTCCTTGCCCCCACCGCCGAAGAAGTCGTTACGAGCCTTGCCGCAGGAGAAATAAATTCCTATAAACAGATGCCGGTCAATCTCTATCAAATCAGCTTCAAGTTCAGAGATGAGTTCAGGCCGCGGTTCGGCGTATTGCGAAGCCGTGAATTTATAATGAAAGACGCTTATAGTTTTCACTTTGATAATGAAAGTCTCGACGAAACTTATAAAGTGATGTACGAAACATATAAAAGAATATTCTCACGATGCGGCCTCAAGTATGTAATTGTCGAGGCCGAGTCCGGCGAAATGGGCGGCAGCGGCTCTCATCAGTTCACAATCCCCTGCGATTCCGGCGAAGACATTATCGTCCAGACCGAAGACGGCAGCTACGCGGCGAATATCGAAAAAGCACCGGTTGACCCCCTGCCCGCGAAAACAGAAAATAAAAATCACAAACCTGTCGAGGAAATTCACACTCCAAACCGGAAAACCATAGATGAAATCTGCGCGTTTTTAAAAGCAGACGCCAAAGACCTTATCAAGACGCTCGTTTACAAATCGGGAACCGAATTAATTCTTGCCCTTGTCAGGGGAGATTTTGAAATCAATCCTGAAAAATTGCGTTGCGCCGTCGGCAAATCCATCGAACTTGCGGATGAAGAGACTATTAAAAATCTTACCGGCGCCGAAGTCGGCTTCGCCGGCCCTGTCGGCATTACTCAAAAAATTAACAGACTTATTATAGACCATTCAGTTCTTACAATCGAAGCCGGCATAACGGGCGCCAATAAAACAGACTATCATATAAGAAATGTCGTGCCCGGCCGGGATTTCCCGCTCGAAGGTAAAAACGTAATAATCGCCGACATACGAAACGCAGTCGAAAGCGATACATACAAAGGCAAAAAATTAATCTTTAAAAGAGGTATCGAAGTCGGACAGGTATTCAAGCTCGGCATCAAATACAGCGCAAAGCTCGGAGCAAAATTCCTCGATAAGGACAGCACCGAAAAGCCCTGCATAATGGGCTGTTACGGCATCGGTATAAACAGAATCGTCGCTTCCGCCATTGAAATATCTCACGACAGTGACGGCATTATCTGGCCTATAAGCATCGCGCCTTTCGAGGTCATTATCACACCGGCCGGCAACGCCGAAGAAATTTCCGCTGCCGCTGAAAAAATTTATAACGAACTTACTGACGCCGGCGTTGATGTGCTGCTCGACGACAGGGACGCCCGCGGCGGAGTCAAATTCAAGGACGCCGACCTTATCGGGATACCGGTTCGAATAACAATCGGCGCCAAATCCCTCGCTGAAAATAATGCCGAAATTAAACTCCGCAGCGAAAAAGAAATTACAAAAGTCCCCCTTGGACAGGTAAAAGAAAAAATATCACAATTGATTGAGAAACTTAAAGCCGAACTAAATGTGGACGCTTAA
- a CDS encoding bifunctional nuclease family protein gives MAEIKVELSRIIIDETCEQQVIVLKEKNGTRTLPIVIGIVEIMAIDRRLKGITTIRPLTHDLLGNVIESLGANIEKVVVSDLKNHTYYATIHLSVNGKKVEVDSRPSDAIAIAAASDVPLYVAEHVFEKM, from the coding sequence GTGGCTGAAATTAAAGTAGAATTGTCCCGGATAATTATTGACGAGACCTGCGAGCAGCAGGTTATTGTCCTCAAGGAAAAAAATGGTACACGCACCCTGCCGATAGTAATCGGCATTGTTGAAATAATGGCTATCGACCGAAGGCTGAAAGGCATAACGACCATCAGGCCTTTAACGCACGATTTGCTGGGCAATGTAATTGAATCGCTGGGCGCCAATATCGAGAAGGTCGTGGTAAGCGACCTGAAAAACCATACCTATTACGCGACAATTCATCTTAGCGTCAACGGCAAAAAAGTGGAAGTTGATTCACGCCCCAGCGATGCTATCGCTATAGCCGCCGCCTCGGATGTGCCGCTCTATGTGGCCGAACATGTATTCGAGAAAATGTAG